In one window of Juglans regia cultivar Chandler chromosome 3, Walnut 2.0, whole genome shotgun sequence DNA:
- the LOC108994859 gene encoding putative uncharacterized protein DDB_G0290521, which yields MMTKEKEEELALFVDMDNRKNNLLLPHNSLESIPPPRKGRADEFWNLENDKSDHDGLIPLETSLFPSLEKDSKKTVLSQIEIPNTLPTAQKSRLTKIPAEAASRSIMPPKQPNLPSGQNSSGNDNEKPSLSSGLTAPRPATPTGRPTLPSATKPSRSSTPTSRVTFGSTKNVAPKVRNTTSRSTSRSLTPTSRPSLPASKSTSRSATPNRGPLTSSIAPSLSAPPSRSTSAPKSAPTNSRNPLSCGSSLKTKSRSWKPSEKAGFSAEALPHLRTSFPERTASASKDKPEARSSSINSVSSGKTRKQSCSSSRGRASHGSAYSNGITTQENSRSRGNDSEIDSPVLIGTKMVERLVNMRKLAPPKQDDGRFTHNNQGSKSLFSDSSGFGRTLSKKSLDMALRHMDIGRSIQLDLCPVVTNIPASSIYSLRSRPAKMTVSAVDSPLATSSNASSEPSAKNRSFCLDESEIEDDHEPSKRGNSSHGK from the exons ATGATGAcgaaggagaaagaagaagagctCGCACTGTTCGTTGACATGGACAATCGGAAGAATAATCTACTCCTCCCTCACAACTCTTTAG AGTCAATTCCACCGCCCCGCAAGGGCCGCGCCGATGAATTCTGGAACTTGGAAAATGACAAATCTGATCATGACGG GCTTATACCGCTGGAAACCTcactttttccttctttggagAAGGATTCAAAGAAAACTGTATTGAGTCAGATTGAGATTCCTAATACTCTTCCCACTGCTCAGAAATCTAGG CTGACTAAGATCCCAGCAGAAGCTGCTTCAAGGAGCATTATGCCGCCAAAGCAGCCAAATTTACCATCTGGACAAAATTCTTCAGGCAATGATAATGAAAAGCCTTCATTATCCAGTGGCTTGACTGCTCCTAGACCCGCAACACCAACGGGACGGCCCACATTACCCTCTGCAACAAAACCCTCAAGATCCTCCACACCTACTTCACGAGTCACCTTTGGTTCCACTAAGAATGTGGCTCCAAAGGTAAGAAATACAACTTCTAGATCCACTTCTCGGTCTTTAACACCAACTTCCAGACCTTCCTTACCAGCTTCGAAGTCAACATCAAGATCAGCCACACCAAACCGTGGACCATTGACCTCATCAATTGCACCTAGTTTATCTGCTCCTCCTAGTCGATCTACTTCAGCACCAAAGTCAGCACCCACAAATTCGAGAAATCCGTTATCATGTGGAAGTTCTTTAAAAACTAAATCTAGGTCTTGGAAACCCTCTGAGAAGGCTGGTTTCTCCGCTGAGGCTCTACCACATTTAAGGACATCATTTCCAGAGAGGACAGCTTCAGCCTCTAAGGATAAGCCGGAAGCTCGGTCATCTTCTATCAACTCTGTTTCAAGTGGGAAAACGAGAAAACAATCATGCTCTTCTTCTAGAGGGCGAGCTTCTCATGGCAGTGCCTATAGTAATGGAATCACCACTCAAGAGAATAGTAGATCAAGGGGAAATGACAGCGAGATAGATAGCCCTGTGCTTATTGGAACAAAGATGGTTGAAAGATTAGTAAACATGAGGAAACTTGCACCACCAAAGCAAGATGATGGTCGCTTTACACATAATAATCAAGGTAGTAAGTCCTTGTTCAGTGACAGTTCGGGCTTTGGAAGAACACTTTCAAAGAAGTCTCTGGATATGGCTTTGAGGCATATG GATATAGGACGAAGCATCCAATTAGACCTATGCCCAGTTGTGACAAACATTCCTGCTTCGTCTATCTACAGTCTGAGATCAAGACCCGCAAAAATGACAGTTAGTGCTGTTGACTCTCCTCTTGCTACTAGCAGCAATGCTAGTTCGGAGCCAAGTGCCAAAAATCGATCATTTTGTTTAGATGAGAGCGAAATTGAAGACGATCATGAgccaagcaagagaggaaatTCCTCTCATGGTAAGTGA